A DNA window from Ahaetulla prasina isolate Xishuangbanna chromosome 7, ASM2864084v1, whole genome shotgun sequence contains the following coding sequences:
- the LOC131202678 gene encoding tubulin alpha-3 chain, whose translation MRECLSIHIGQAGVQMGNSCWELYCLEHGIQADGTILANQASPKAMPEAEQVDSSFETFFCETASGKHVPRAVFVDLEPTVIDEIRTGTYHSLFHPEQLISGKEDAANNYARGHYTIGKEIIDTVLGRIRKMADQCSGLQGFLVFHSFGGGTGSGFTSLLMERLSVEYSKKSKLEFSVYPAPQVSTAVVEPYNSILTTHTTLEHSDCSFMVDNEAIYDICNRNLDIERPTYTNLNRLIGQIVSSVTASLRFNGALNVDLIEFQTNLVPYPRIHFPLTTYAPIISAEKAYHEQLSVPEITNACFEFSNQMVKCDPRRGKYMACCLLYRGDVVPKDVNAAIAAIKTRRSIQFVDWCPTGFKVGINYQPPTVVPGGDLAKVQRAVCMLSNTTAIAEAWARLDHKFDLMYAKRAFVHWYVGEGMEEGEFAEAREDLAALEKDYEEVGRDYADGEEEEAEEDF comes from the exons ATG agGGAATGTCTCTCGATCCACATCGGTCAGGCGGGAGTCCAAATGGGGAATTCCTGCTGGGAACTTTACTGCCTGGAACATGGGATTCAGGCGGACGGCACCATCCTGGCCAACCAAGCCTCTCCGAAGGCCATGCCCGAAGCCGAGCAGGTAGATTCCTCCTTTGAGACCTTTTTCTGCGAGACGGCCTCCGGGAAGCACGTCCCTCGGGCGGTGTTTGTGGATCTGGAGCCCACCGTCATTG ATGAGATCCGCACAGGAACCTACCACTCCCTGTTCCACCCAGAGCAGCTGATTAGCGGCAAAGAAGACGCTGCCAACAATTATGCCCGAGGCCACTACACCATTGGCAAAGAAATCATCGATACCGTCCTGGGCAGGATTCGCAAAATG GCTGACCAGTGCAGCGGCCTTCAAGGTTTCCTGGTCTTCCACAGCTTCGGCGGCGGCACTGGGTCCGGCTTTACCTCTCTCCTGATGGAACGGCTCTCGGTCGAATACAGCAAGAAGTCCAAGCTGGAATTCTCGGTGTATCCCGCCCCGCAGGTCTCCACCGCCGTGGTGGAGCCTTACAACTCCATCCTGACCACTCACACCACCCTGGAGCACTCGGACTGTTCCTTCATGGTGGACAACGAAGCCATCTACGACATTTGCAACCGAAACCTGGACATCGAACGTCCAACCTACACGAACCTCAACCGGCTGATCGGGCAGATTGTCTCTTCCGTCACAGCTTCCTTAAGATTTAACGGGGCCCTGAATGTCGACCTGATCGAATTCCAGACCAACCTGGTGCCCTACCCCCGCATCCACTTCCCTTTGACCACGTACGCCCCCATCATCTCGGCCGAAAAAGCCTATCACGAGCAGCTCTCGGTGCCGGAGATCACCAACGCCTGCTTTGAATTTTCCAACCAGATGGTGAAGTGCGACCCGCGGCGGGGCAAATACATGGCGTGTTGCCTCTTGTACCGGGGGGACGTCGTGCCGAAGGATGTCAACGCGGCCATCGCGGCCATCAAAACCCGGCGGTCCATCCAGTTTGTCGACTGGTGCCCGACAGGCTTCAAAGTGGGCATCAACTACCAACCGCCCACCGTGGTGCCCGGAGGAGACCTGGCTAAGGTTCAGCGGGCCGTCTGCATGCTTAGCAACACCACGGCGATCGCCGAGGCCTGGGCCCGTCTGGACCACAAGTTCGACTTGATGTACGCCAAGCGTGCTTTCGTTCACTGGTACGTGGGCGAGGGCATGGAGGAAGGAGAGTTCGCAGAAGCCCGGGAAGACCTGGCGGCTCTGGAGAAGGATTATGAAGAAGTCGGCCGAGATTATGCCgacggagaggaagaggaggccgAGGAAGAtttttag